Proteins co-encoded in one Nicotiana sylvestris chromosome 7, ASM39365v2, whole genome shotgun sequence genomic window:
- the LOC138873347 gene encoding uncharacterized protein, producing the protein MRDGVNVQLEVWRQTLESKNFKLSRTKTKYLECKVSGESQGVEGEMRLDSQVIPRRENFKYFGSIVQRDGEIDEDVTHHIGARWMKWRLAPGVLCDKKAPPKRKGKFYRVVVRPTILYGAECWPVKIAHVQKMKVAEMRMLR; encoded by the coding sequence ATGCGAGATGGTGTGAACGTGCAATTAGAGGTATGGAGGCAGACCCTGGAGTCTAAAaatttcaagttgagcaggaccaagacaaaatacttggagtgtaaggTCAGTGGCGAGTCTCAAGGAGTAGAAGGGGAGATGAGGCTGGACTCGCAGGTCATCCCTAGGAGAGAAAATTTTAAGTACTTTGGGTCTATTGTTCAGAGGgatggggagattgatgaagatgtcacgCATCATATTGGGGCtagatggatgaaatggagactcGCTCCTGGTGTTTTATGTGATAAGAAGGCGCCACCAAAAcgtaaaggtaagttctacagagtggtggtCAGACCAACGATATTGTATGGGGCTgaatgttggccagtcaagatcgctcatgtccagaagatgaaggtagcagagatgaggatgttaagATAG
- the LOC138873346 gene encoding uncharacterized protein, with amino-acid sequence MAFANNLNEKSSEATRRLKESLREFPAITWNDVYNRYEPYMELERRDSRSKQENPRYDSRSRDRYSGSSSRFRKERDMRDTRDNDRSSKAKIDGYSFNVSTSELVAVLRSMGDKVRWLKEIRLNPNRRNPDFWCEFHNDHGHKIAYCRLLQDEVEHLLKQDYLTRRVRQVLEEDSITFDDADTDSVLIPHNDALVISLLVYDTNVKRVLIDPGSSVNIILLKVVNEMQADDKLVPKARTLSGFDNSNIVTKEDILLTTFAEGVVKATKFQVIDMDMAYNMILGRPWIHEMDDVPSTLH; translated from the exons ATGGCATTTGCCAATAATTTAaatgaaaaaagctcagaagCCACGAGGAGACTCAAAGAAAGCTTACGAGAATTCCCTGCAAtaacttggaatgatgtttacaacag GTATGAACCTTACATGGAACTAGAAAGAAGGGATTCACGTTCAAAACAAGAAAACCCGAGGTATGATTCCAGATCAAGGGACAGATATTCGGGTTCGTCGTCCAGGTTCAGAAAGGAGCGAGACATGCGAGATACGCGAGACAACGATAGAAGTTCAAAAGCAAAAATCGATGGTTACAGTTTCAATGTTAGTACATCTGAGTtggtagctgttttaagaagcatgggagataaagTGCGGTGGCTAAAGGAAATAAGGTTGAACCCAAATAGAAGAAACCCCGATTTCTGGTGCGAGTTTCACAATGATCACGGTCACAAAATAGCATATTGCAGACTGCTACAAGATGAAGTAGAGCACTTATTGAAACAAGATTACTTAACCAGG AGAGTTCGCCAAGTTTTAGAAGAAGACAGCAtaacatttgatgatgcagacaCAGATAGCGTGTTGATCCCACAcaatgatgcactagtaatatctttacttgtatatgacactaatgtaaaacgagttttgattgatccaggtagctctgtAAATATCATTCTTTTAAAAGTAGTAAACGAGATGCAAGCTGATGACAAACTAGTACCCAAAGCACGTACCTTGTCTGGATTTGACAACTCGAACATCGTTACAAAAGAAGATATATTGCTcaccacattcgcagaaggagtagTCAAAGCTAccaaatttcaagtgatagatatggacatggcgtacaatatgatccttggcagaccttggattcacgaGATGGATGATGTTCCATCTACCTTACATTAG